From the genome of Watersipora subatra chromosome 9, tzWatSuba1.1, whole genome shotgun sequence:
gtgaacttggctggacatgtctgagtccagtgagAAGTGAACCTTAACAACTGGAGACATACCCAGTTAcagataaaaatttaacattggATGTCAATTCTGAGATGCTTTTTTTGAGAATTGAACTCTAACCTGCTGTTTCCAGGTCAGGTGTTCTAAACCACCAGACCACCACTGCCCTTCCTGGTTGTCTAATGTTGTGCTGCGATTATAGAAGAATTACATCAGATGATACCACAAGTATGTCTAAGTTGGCAGCGATTTGTGCAAAGCTAAAGAGTGATGCTGTTGCAGTCAATTGCAACACGCGAGATGCAAGCCCCACTCCTATCTCTTCATCGTTGTCAGCGCAGGAGGATGAGCTGCCAAGGTGTGTGCAGTATTCTACCTACTGTTATCCGTTTAAACTGTTTTCGTTGATTTTGTTATCTCACTCAGCTATTGTCGGTGTTTTTAGCGCTTTGGAACAATTTACCAATGACTCATCATCTGCGGGTGATCCAGACACTTCTGAACTGTTGCCTGCTGACACTGCAATCGGGGTGTTAAAAAGGAAAAGCATCATGCCACCCAGCGGTGCTTCCCGAAGAAAGATGCAGCGACCCGCTTTGGCCACCACTCAAAATCGTAAGCTCGTAATATCTTTAGACATCCAATGAGACGCTTGGGTAAAAGCTATAATAGGTAGGTTTAAAATTTTGCACAAAGCTATGTGTGTGTAAGCATGCAGGAATTATTGTTTGTGTAATACGAACAACTGTAACATACCAATGACACCTAGACTGACAGTTCATTTATATTGGTGACcatctttttattttcaaatatttaaatgatGTACCTAAATAGAAAGTCGCTGTCAATTTACTGATTTAACAGCATGTCTCCTTTCTAAATTGATGGAGTTTTGCGGTTTTTGAACTTCACCACGAGTCTGGTTATCAGCAAATCAACTAAGAATAGGTATTGACAGCTATTGCTCCTATTGCTGTCACTTTCGGTTATCAAATAGGCTCTATCCTTTTGGGTGATTTACAGCATGGTAAACTAAATATATCAGCTCTTATCTGCCCACTGATTGGCTCTTTTTATGATGTTGTTGCTCCAACCGTCACTGTTTCATCTTCGGCGATTTTGAAGGTATTTTGGGGAAGTTTGATAGTTGTCATTTTAACTAGACAACTTTTTTGGAACTGGCTTTTTGCCGTAGTGTAAAAACACTTTAATATCTCATAGAGTGTACTTTGGAAGATTGTTTCAGAGGTAGCGGCTGCTTCTTTAGGAGAGGCAATCAGCAGTATACTGCACCCTGAGCATATTGAATATGGAATTATACACCCTTCTCTATATGCTGATTTGTCAGttacttttttattcaaaaaggcgctgttttttcacaaaaaaagcGCCGCACAGCGCAAGTTTTAAGAATAATAAAGCTTATCGGGCAGCATATACATCTACACTATACTACTAGGCTAAAGCTTCGCTGACTCTCTCCTCCTTGGATCCACTCTCTCACTCCCACGAATAGTGATAATTGACagctttaaattttatttacgcAAATTATCAGGTAAATACAACACATGTCTATGAGTTAACCAAATTTAGCAAGGTCATGCAAAGGTCAAGGTCATGCAAGAGCCAATCTGGTTAAGCTACAGTTTGACTTTCCTCTCCAACACTGTAGTACGAGAGATCAAAGTTTTAGTAACAAAGGATGAGTTGGAGTTGAAATACAGTTTGAATATCGTGGTCGTCGTACAGGCACTAGAGGCATTAGATGCCTTACTAATCCATTCTACTTATCTTATGAAAGTGATTTGCGTTCATTTACCGATACTTGTTAATTTCTCATATATTCCGGTATTTTCACCTAGTAAACACAATTGTGTGCCACTGCGTATTTTATTGATCCAAAGCAATTAAGTCGTCATAGAAATTTACTTAGGTCCTTTGACAGGCTTTCGCCATTGAATGAGTTGAAcatgaaatacaaaaaaatctCTTCATCGCAAGCTGTATTGCTGCGTAAGCGCGCTGTGCATAATTCAATCTAGTATTGATTTTCTGTAAAGCTTTTGAGGCAAAAAATGATTAAAGGGCATAATAAGCAACGCTCGCTCACTACTAGTACATAAAACTATCTTATTAGTCTAAAACAGAGATGCGGAGCTAATTCGTGGCTTGTGTATTCGTGATGGCATTTAAACAAAACTCCTAAATGGCAGCGGGATGAGTACCAATTAGCTCATTTGTCAGAAGTGCTGAATCCCTTTTATGGTCTCAAGTGCGTACTATGATTGTTTTGAGTGTGGCTAAAGGTCACCATTCTAGGAATCAGCTACGAATGTTTCTGAATTTTTTTATGGCTCTTTAAATGCTATAATAAGCCAAGACGAAGGAATAGATTTATTGTTAGAATGTTAAAATTTAGGGTTTCTGAAGTGAATATAGATACATCCTTAAAAGGTTTAGTACATCAAAacttttagccttttattgccAAAAGTAAAAATGTTGTACAGAATATGAAAAGATCTAAAGATCACCACAGAATGATATTTGATGATTGACTTTGAACCAGAATAACCAGTTTGAATTTAGAATGGGAGATTAAATCAGGAGTAACTAGAAGGTAATAAGAACCCATTATAATATcgcaatacaatatattatataaaatgttatGCATAGGTTTGCTATTGTTAGACGCAATGTATAAGTTTGTTACTGTTACGGGATAACCGTATAAGATTGTTATCTGTTGTATAAGACAATCGAAGGCTCAAGTTTTTGGGTGAGGAATTGTGagaatgaatttttaaaagaaCAAGCAATACGTATAGAAATTTTTGTCATCGTTACAGACCAAGCAGTCTCAGCTCTCCCTGAAGACAACCTCTCAATAGAAGGCTCTGAACAC
Proteins encoded in this window:
- the LOC137405126 gene encoding uncharacterized protein — translated: MSKLAAICAKLKSDAVAVNCNTRDASPTPISSSLSAQEDELPSALEQFTNDSSSAGDPDTSELLPADTAIGVLKRKSIMPPSGASRRKMQRPALATTQNHQAVSALPEDNLSIEGSEHSLHMDLPEDSLKSTPDVGRTSPFQPYGRSPASANPGVLQALGLTGISADTFSGAMASQSLAALAQQEHYSPVSLIPTVSGVFTLTQRQLRTDVSNLISCYRFQEIYNHFLYGS